The sequence AGGGGCATCGCAATCGTTCGGGACGTTCCGGAGGGCGAGCACAGATTGACGGTGAATGGAGCCGGGGTCGAACCTCATAGCGAGACTCTCACTGTTGGGCCACGGGATGGTGGACCAACGATCGCAGGCGTCGAGGGCGAGATACCACTGGTGGCCCGAGAAAACGCAACGAAGCTGGAAGTCGACCCCGCGGGATCCGATACCGACATTACCGACGTCGCGGTCGAGGACGACTTCGCGGGCCGACTGTACGACGCACCGATCGATGGTCCGGACGCCGTCTACGTTCACCGCGGCGGGGCCTATACGACCGAAGTCAGGGATGCCGATGGCGAGATCGGTGCCGTGCGGGTCAACCCGTCCGGAGACGGACGAGTTCGTCTCGAAGCGCCACAGACCGGGAAAGCGTCCCTTGCGAAATACCTCGCGGACGTCGCCGACGAGACCGCCGCAGCGGTCGCAGCCGTCGGTGATGGCGACGACGGGGAGGTCGGCGACGAGTCACCGATGACCGGTCCTGGAAACGCCGTCCGCGGACTCGCCACGGCCCTGGAGGCCGTCGGCGAAGCCGCGCGTCGGGCTGCAGAGCGGGCTGCCGAGGGGAAGCGGGGCCGGGCCGACGAGAACCTCGATGCCGTTCGAGACCAACTCGAGCGCGTGCAGTCCCAGCTCATCGAAGCGAGCGAGGGCCTGCCAGACGACCTCGAACGGGCGATCGGCCACCGTCTCGAACAGGTGAATCGACGGTCCGAACAGGCCCTGGCGGCAACGAAGCTCTGAGCGTTCGGGGTGGGGTTCCTCGTGCAGTGGGGCAATTCTCGACACGTGCGGCCGCTCTCAGGAGTTCCGGCAAACCGATCGGTTCGGACGATCCCGCTGCGGTTCGAGCGTTGCAGTAGGCCTTGAGAACTCTCCGGCCCTGTGAGGTCGAATGTCGTTCGTTTGTCACCCCATTCTATATAGTGTCCTCCAGTCGTAGGTCCAGACAATGGATGGCACGTCTTCGCAAACGTCACGGTCGGTACTCCACGTGAGCGCGGACCCGCCACACGCGGACGCGTTCGCACGTGAGATAGAGGAATTGACCGATTTCACCGTCATATCGACGGACAGCGTCGGTGACGCCCTTGCCACGCTCGACACCAGGGCGGACGTCGAGTGCATCGTCAGTGACTACGACGTGCCCGACATCGACGGTCTCGCGTTCCTTCAGTCCGTCCGGGCTCAGTACCCCGACATCCCGTTCATCCTGTTCACGAGCGAGGGCAACGAAACTGTTGCGAGCAAGGCGATCACCGTGCGTGTGACCGATTATTTGATCAAGGAACGATTTCAGGACCAATGGGCACAACTCGCCGAACTCATCGAAGAGTCGATCACCTATCACCGATCGCAGCGATCTCTCGCCGATCCCAAGTCGCGTGCGAAAGTGATCTTCGAGACCGTGCCCGATCCGCTAGCCGTCGTTCAGGACGGCACACTCTGCTACGCGAACGGTACCGCTCTCGATCTCTTCGAGATCGAATCACTCGAAACGCTCTCCGGCCGAAGCGTCATCGACCACATCGCCACCGATTTCCGAGACACCGCTACCAGTTCTCTGGACGCAATCCAGGCTGAAGAACGTCGTGTGGACCGATTCGAACTGACCGTGGTCGGTCGGGAGGGGGCGAACACTCCCGTCGAACTGACGGCGGTCGCGATCCGGTGGTCCGGATCCAGGGCGATTTTGTTGATTCTTCGGGACATCTCCGAACGGAAGGAAGCACAACTCGGACTCCGCCGGTTCAAGCAGGCGGCCGAAGCGGCCGGCCATGCGGTATACATCACCGACGCCGAGGGGACGATCGAATACGTCAATCCCGCCTTCGAGTCGACCACTGGCTATACGGCCGAGGAGGCGATGGGGAAGACCCCCAGTATCATGAAATCGGGAGAGATGTCCACAGACTATTACGCGGACCTCTGGGACACTATCCTGGCGGGCGACGTCTGGGAGGAAGAACTGATCAACCGTCGGAAGGACGGCGAGTTATATCACGCGCATCAGACGATCGCACCGATCACCGACCACGAAGGGGAGATCCAATCGTTCGTCGCGATTCAGACCGACATCTCCGAACGCGTCCGGCGACGACAGGAGGCACAACGGCAAAAACGACGCTACGAATCGCTGTTCAACAACATTCGTGACGCGATTCTGGTCGCGGATACTGACCGGCGGATCGTCGACTGTAACGAGGCATTCACGGATCTCTTCGGGTACGACCTCGACGAAATCGAGGGCGACCAGACCAAATACGTCTACGAAAGTGAGGAGGCGTACGAAGAAATGGGTGAGGCACTCGCTGGGCACGCGAACGATCCCCAGTTCACCACCCTCGTCGAATACGAAAAGCAGTCGGGGCAGGTGTTTCCTGGCGAGACCAGCGTGTCGTATCGACGCGATTCCGACGATAACGTCACCGGATACATCGCGCTCATCCGTGACGTCTCGGGGCGGAATGAGCGGATCGCGCAGTTGCGAATCATCGACACCGTTCTTCGCCACAATCTCCATAACGACCTCAACGTCATCGAAGGGAATGCGTCGTTGATCGCGGACGACACGACGGGCAAGGTCGAGACACGGGCCCAGAAAATCATCGACACGAGCGGGAAACTCCTGAAAACCACGGACAAGCAGCGATTGATAACGGATCTGCTGGCCGAGGCGCCGACCCCCGAACCCATCGATATCGCCAGTCGACTCGACACGACCGTCTCGTCTATCAGGGACAGCCATCCCGCTGCGGATATCTCACTGGACGCGCCGGACACGTGCGAGATCAGGGCGGTCCCCGAACTCGTCCAGGGAATCAAGGAGTTGATCGAGAACGCCATCGAGCACTCGGATCGCGATCAGCCGACGGTCGAGGTGACGATAGAGCGCCAGGATGGGACTGTAACGGTGACCGTTGCGGACGACGGTCCTGGCATCCCCGAAATGGAACGGCAGGTGTTGACCCGAACGGAGGACATAGAGCCGCTGTATCACGGCAGCGGTATGGGACTGTGGTTCGTAACACTCGTCGTTCGGCGGTCGGATGGCGTACTGGAGTTTCACGAGAACGAGCCGCGCGGCAGTGTCGTGACGATCAGGCTGCCGTACGATTGAGTGGCACACCGCCGGCACGCCGACGACGAAAAGCGGTGAGCGACGGAAGAGTACATCGACCCCGACGGAGTGTCACGTAACCATTTATATAGCCGGCCACGGCCATGAATGCGTATCGACGATCGCTCCCATCTCGTCGTGGGGGTGGAGGGGTCATAGTATGAAATGAGACAGAACGGCCGCACCTATCGGAGGAATCGGGACCTCTTCGCGAACCAGTACCTGTCCGAACACCTCCGTGAGACGGCCTCTTGGAAGGAGGTCGACGAGTCCGACCTCGAACAGGCATTCGACGCGATCACGGAACTCTTTGAGGACAACCGGGACCGCGTCGGCAATTACACCGAGGCACAACTCGAACGCAGCCTCATTCGGCCGATATTTGACATCCTCGACGTACCCTACGCTGTCGAAAGGACTGACGGGCCCAGCGCCCACCGGCCAGAGTACGGATTGTTCGAGACGCCCGAGGCGGCCGACGCAGCCGTCGATCGAGACGATTTCCACGAGGAGGCGATCGCCGTCGCCGACGCAAAACGGTGGGGGCGAACGCTCGATACTCGTGGCGAGGCGAGACGGGACTTCGCAAATCCGAGCTACCAGATCCACGCGTCCCTTCAGGAGACGCCGACGACCTGGGCGGTACTCACGAACGGCCAGAAGTGGCGACTGTACTACGGACCCACGAGCCACAGACTCGACTCCTACTACGAGATCGACCTCCCCTCCCTTCTCCAGTGCGTCGAAACCAGTGGCAGTCTGGAGGACTTCAAGGAGTTCTATCTGTTCTTCCGCAGGGAGGCGTTCGTGCCGGATGCCACGGGCAAGTGCTTTCTCGACGAGGTCTACGAGGAGTCCAGCGCCTACGCAGAGGCGCTGGGCGCGGACCTGCAGGACACCATCCACGAGGCCATCCGCGTTCTCGCGGCGGGTTTTCTCGAGACGAACGAGGACCTGGACGAAGACGACCTCGACCTGATCCACGACAGCTCGCTCATCTATCTCTACCGATTGCTATTCGTGCTATACGCGGAGAGCGAGGGCCGCGACCTGCTCCCGGTGGACAACGATAGCTATCGCGACATCTACAGCCTCACTGCGCTGAAACGACGGGTCGCGGCCAAGCGTGACGAATCCGGACAGCACTATCAGCCCTGGCAGACGACGCTCTGGGACCGCCTGGACGAACTGTTCGCACTCATCGATCGAGGCAGCCGGGGCAGGGGCATTCCGACGGACGAGCTGACCGTCCCGGCGTACGACGGTTGGCTATTCCGAACGGATCCCGGCCCAGACGACCGCGCGGAGGCACAGTTCCTCGCAACCCATGCCGTGGGCGACGCCGTCGTTGCGGAGGTCATCGACCTCCTCACCCGTCGCAGCGACGACGGGACGGGACCGGTGTTCGTCGATTACTCCGCACTCGACGAGCGTCAACTCGGCTCGATCTACGAGGGCCTCCTCGAGTATCGGCCCGCAATCGCCGACGAACCGCTGACCATCGACGACGGCGAGTACCGCCCGGCCGAGGACGACGATCGGGTCGACGTCGAGGCGGGCTCCGTGTACCTCGAAACGGACGCGGGCGAGCGCAAGGCTACCGGCTCGTACTACACCCCCGAGTACGTGGTGGAGTACATCGTCGACGAGACCCTCGGCCCGCTCGTCGAGGAGATCCGGGGGGAACTGGTCTCGGAGAGTGGGGACAGGACGCACAGTCGGAAGCAAAGCTTCCCCGGCCGATTTCCGGACACGTTCCCCGATACGTTCGCCGACACGTTCGCCGAGCGCATCTTCGACCTCAAAATCCTTGACCCGGCGATGGGGAGCGGGCATTTCCTCGTGAACGCCGTCGACTACCTGGCCCGGGAGATCATCGACGCTCAGGAGCGACAGAACCAGCGCGCCCTCGAGACGGGCAACGAGGCGGCCATCACAGCGCCCCGGACCGAAGAGGGCGAACTTCGAGACATCAACTGGGCGCGCCGGGCCGTCGCCCAGCACTGCATCTAC is a genomic window of Halanaeroarchaeum sulfurireducens containing:
- a CDS encoding PAS domain S-box protein, whose product is MSADPPHADAFAREIEELTDFTVISTDSVGDALATLDTRADVECIVSDYDVPDIDGLAFLQSVRAQYPDIPFILFTSEGNETVASKAITVRVTDYLIKERFQDQWAQLAELIEESITYHRSQRSLADPKSRAKVIFETVPDPLAVVQDGTLCYANGTALDLFEIESLETLSGRSVIDHIATDFRDTATSSLDAIQAEERRVDRFELTVVGREGANTPVELTAVAIRWSGSRAILLILRDISERKEAQLGLRRFKQAAEAAGHAVYITDAEGTIEYVNPAFESTTGYTAEEAMGKTPSIMKSGEMSTDYYADLWDTILAGDVWEEELINRRKDGELYHAHQTIAPITDHEGEIQSFVAIQTDISERVRRRQEAQRQKRRYESLFNNIRDAILVADTDRRIVDCNEAFTDLFGYDLDEIEGDQTKYVYESEEAYEEMGEALAGHANDPQFTTLVEYEKQSGQVFPGETSVSYRRDSDDNVTGYIALIRDVSGRNERIAQLRIIDTVLRHNLHNDLNVIEGNASLIADDTTGKVETRAQKIIDTSGKLLKTTDKQRLITDLLAEAPTPEPIDIASRLDTTVSSIRDSHPAADISLDAPDTCEIRAVPELVQGIKELIENAIEHSDRDQPTVEVTIERQDGTVTVTVADDGPGIPEMERQVLTRTEDIEPLYHGSGMGLWFVTLVVRRSDGVLEFHENEPRGSVVTIRLPYD